A genome region from Chitinophagales bacterium includes the following:
- the purD gene encoding phosphoribosylamine--glycine ligase, giving the protein MNILLLGSGGREHAFAWKITQSPLCHKLFIAPGNPGTASCGTNVNIGINDFAAQEKFCLENNISLIVVGPEEPLVNGVYDYFQQKYPDGKISVIGPSKTAAQLEGSKSFAKEFMLRHHIPTAAYREFNSQTLEEGIQYIATQQPPIVLKADGLAAGKGVVICSTIAEAQNELRDMIGNERFGKASATVVIEQFLSGIEFSVFVLTDGNSYKILPEAKDYKRIGEADTGLNTGGMGAISPVPFLDSELMQKVELQVIKPTIAGLKQENITYKGFIYFGLIKVENNPFVIEYNCRMGDPETEIVMPRLKSDLVPLLQATANESLQKEKIEIDNRAAATVIVASGGYPGDYPKGLPIHLPTKSASIIFHAGTKQTESELVTNGGRVLAVTSLETHLKDAVKTSLTTIQEIQFEGMYYRRDIGWEF; this is encoded by the coding sequence ATGAATATTTTACTCTTAGGTTCCGGTGGAAGAGAACATGCTTTTGCTTGGAAAATTACACAGAGTCCACTTTGTCATAAATTATTTATTGCTCCCGGCAACCCCGGCACAGCAAGTTGCGGTACTAATGTAAACATTGGAATAAACGACTTTGCCGCACAAGAAAAATTCTGTTTAGAAAACAATATTTCGCTTATTGTAGTTGGCCCCGAAGAACCATTGGTAAATGGCGTGTACGATTACTTCCAACAGAAATATCCCGATGGAAAAATTTCGGTAATTGGCCCTTCTAAAACAGCAGCTCAATTAGAAGGCAGCAAGTCTTTCGCAAAAGAATTTATGCTTAGGCACCATATTCCTACAGCAGCTTATCGCGAATTCAACAGCCAAACTTTAGAAGAAGGCATTCAATATATTGCAACACAACAGCCCCCAATTGTTTTAAAAGCCGATGGATTGGCTGCCGGAAAAGGTGTGGTTATTTGCAGCACTATTGCAGAGGCGCAGAACGAATTGCGCGACATGATTGGCAACGAACGTTTCGGAAAGGCAAGCGCCACCGTAGTAATCGAACAATTTCTTTCGGGCATTGAGTTTTCTGTATTTGTACTTACTGATGGCAACAGCTATAAAATTTTACCCGAAGCCAAAGATTACAAACGCATTGGCGAAGCCGATACGGGCTTAAACACCGGAGGTATGGGCGCCATTTCGCCTGTACCATTCTTAGATAGCGAACTAATGCAAAAGGTAGAGTTGCAAGTTATTAAACCCACTATTGCAGGTTTAAAACAAGAAAACATTACCTACAAAGGGTTCATTTATTTTGGATTGATAAAAGTAGAAAACAACCCATTTGTAATTGAATACAATTGCCGCATGGGCGATCCCGAAACAGAGATTGTAATGCCCCGCCTAAAAAGCGATTTAGTACCACTATTGCAAGCCACTGCAAATGAAAGTTTACAGAAAGAAAAAATTGAAATAGACAACCGTGCTGCGGCAACCGTTATTGTTGCTTCGGGCGGCTATCCTGGCGATTACCCCAAAGGACTGCCTATACACTTACCTACTAAAAGTGCATCTATTATTTTCCATGCAGGCACCAAACAAACTGAAAGCGAATTGGTAACAAATGGAGGCCGCGTACTAGCCGTTACTTCTTTAGAAACACATCTTAAAGATGCTGTAAAAACCTCGCTTACTACCATTCAAGAAATACAGTTTGAGGGCATGTATTATAGGCGCGATATTGGTTGGGAATTTTAA
- a CDS encoding right-handed parallel beta-helix repeat-containing protein, with the protein MKIKLFFLCLIAVVAMVSCNSGAPTSADNTAFETQLLENFANAKDGDIIELPEGTFTIQRPLILDGLNNVTIRGKGKDKTILSFKGQKDGAEGIRVTSNNVLMEDFTIMDAKGDCIKVQDATGVTFRNLKVGWTAQHSTQNGSYGIYPVGCTNVLVENCEIFGSSDAGAYVGQSKNIIVRNCHVHDNVAGIEIENSIDADVFDNLCENNTGGILIFDLPELPVKNGSRCRVFNNRMINNNVKNFGVKGTVVAEIPAGTGIIVMATNDCHVYNNEIKGNNSISVGIVAYGSLQKPYKDSIYDPFCGGINIYDNKIERGSGKPDGSVAFGQLFTAMFGDKVPEIVYDGSVNSKYFDSYGNIKPEYKICVRNNGNVEFVNLDIANKGKGMSKDVSKVDCSLEPLHEVKLAAH; encoded by the coding sequence ATGAAAATTAAACTGTTTTTCTTGTGCCTTATTGCTGTTGTGGCAATGGTTTCTTGCAATTCGGGTGCTCCGACTTCTGCCGATAACACTGCGTTTGAAACTCAGTTGCTCGAAAACTTTGCCAATGCTAAGGATGGCGATATTATTGAGTTGCCGGAGGGTACATTCACTATCCAGCGGCCGTTAATTTTAGATGGATTGAATAATGTTACAATACGCGGCAAAGGAAAAGATAAAACTATTTTAAGTTTTAAAGGGCAAAAAGATGGTGCAGAAGGAATTCGCGTTACATCCAACAATGTGTTGATGGAAGATTTTACCATAATGGATGCCAAGGGCGATTGTATTAAGGTGCAGGATGCTACCGGAGTTACATTCAGAAATTTGAAAGTGGGTTGGACGGCACAGCATTCCACACAAAACGGTTCGTATGGTATTTATCCGGTTGGGTGCACCAATGTGCTGGTAGAAAATTGCGAAATTTTTGGTAGTAGCGATGCGGGTGCATATGTTGGACAGTCTAAAAATATTATTGTAAGAAATTGCCATGTGCACGATAATGTTGCCGGAATTGAAATTGAAAACAGTATTGATGCCGATGTGTTTGATAACTTATGCGAAAACAATACCGGAGGTATTTTAATTTTTGACCTGCCGGAGCTGCCCGTAAAAAACGGGAGCAGATGCAGGGTGTTTAACAACCGCATGATAAATAATAATGTGAAAAATTTTGGAGTGAAAGGAACTGTGGTGGCAGAAATTCCTGCGGGTACAGGCATTATTGTTATGGCTACTAACGATTGCCATGTTTACAATAACGAGATAAAGGGAAACAATTCTATTAGTGTGGGAATAGTTGCTTATGGTTCACTTCAAAAGCCGTATAAAGATTCAATTTACGATCCATTTTGTGGAGGTATAAACATATACGATAACAAGATAGAACGCGGTAGCGGAAAGCCTGATGGCAGTGTGGCATTTGGGCAATTGTTTACGGCAATGTTTGGTGATAAGGTTCCGGAAATAGTGTATGATGGTTCTGTAAATTCAAAGTATTTTGATAGTTATGGAAATATAAAGCCGGAGTATAAAATTTGTGTTCGCAATAACGGCAATGTGGAGTTTGTAAATTTAGATATTGCCAATAAAGGCAAAGGTATGAGCAAAGATGTAAGCAAAGTAGATTGCTCATTAGAGCCTTTGCACGAGGTTAAATTGGCGGCACACTAA
- the aroB gene encoding 3-dehydroquinate synthase: MCTITVNKRMQQSPVIFAESMHSGLFSKSKKIFVLTDENTVRYCLPEIEKQGEVHTIVIPAGEQHKNIETLTKVWQALAAGFADRNSVLVNIGGGVVCDIGGFAAATYMRGISFVQVPTTLLAMADAAHGGKTGIDFLDFKNMLGAFALPESVIVYPAFLKTLPQRELLSGFAEVIKHYIIADASSFHEVWKCKAVIIEEANWKPLLQKAIAIKQSVVARDPYEKGIRKILNFGHTVGHAVETLFLQEKNYLLHGEAVAIGMLMETLMAQELKIIQQAEAERIVEVLIEIFHNRPAIANPAQVLQAMKHDKKNRDAVPLFALPNRIGNCLFNCEVEEAVILNAFKNYNELYAVA; the protein is encoded by the coding sequence GTGTGCACTATTACAGTAAATAAACGTATGCAGCAATCTCCGGTAATTTTTGCAGAAAGTATGCACTCCGGTCTTTTTTCAAAATCGAAGAAGATTTTTGTATTAACCGATGAAAACACCGTGCGCTATTGCCTGCCTGAAATAGAAAAGCAAGGCGAAGTACACACCATTGTAATTCCTGCCGGTGAGCAGCATAAAAATATTGAAACACTTACCAAGGTTTGGCAGGCATTGGCTGCGGGTTTTGCCGATAGAAATAGTGTGTTGGTAAATATTGGTGGCGGTGTGGTGTGCGATATAGGTGGTTTTGCGGCTGCTACTTACATGCGTGGAATTTCGTTTGTGCAAGTGCCAACTACCTTGCTGGCAATGGCCGATGCAGCACATGGCGGCAAAACGGGAATTGATTTTTTAGATTTCAAAAATATGCTTGGTGCATTCGCGCTGCCGGAATCTGTAATAGTGTATCCTGCATTTTTAAAAACATTGCCGCAACGCGAGTTGCTAAGCGGTTTTGCAGAGGTAATTAAACATTACATTATTGCCGATGCTTCTTCGTTTCACGAAGTTTGGAAGTGTAAGGCTGTAATTATAGAAGAGGCAAATTGGAAACCATTGCTACAGAAAGCTATTGCCATAAAACAATCGGTGGTGGCGCGCGACCCATACGAAAAGGGCATTCGGAAAATACTCAATTTCGGGCACACGGTTGGGCATGCAGTAGAAACTTTGTTTCTGCAAGAAAAGAATTATCTGCTACACGGAGAAGCAGTGGCTATTGGTATGCTAATGGAAACACTCATGGCGCAGGAACTAAAGATTATTCAGCAAGCAGAGGCAGAACGAATAGTGGAAGTGTTGATAGAAATTTTTCATAACCGCCCTGCAATAGCAAATCCAGCCCAAGTCTTGCAAGCAATGAAACATGATAAGAAGAACCGAGATGCGGTGCCGCTTTTTGCGCTTCCAAATCGCATTGGTAATTGCCTTTTTAATTGCGAGGTAGAAGAGGCGGTAATTTTAAATGCATTTAAAAATTACAACGAGTTGTATGCTGTTGCATAA
- the nth gene encoding endonuclease III translates to MTKQERVNFIVEKLEELYPKTPIPLDHSDAYTLLIAVLLSAQCTDKRVNEVTPYLFARASTPAQMIKLEVEEIREIIKPCGLSPTKSKAIFELSHLLLEKHAGQVPNSFEALEALPGVGHKTASVVMSQAFGVPAFPVDTHIHRLMYRWKLSNGKNVMQTEHDAKRLFAEKLWNKLHLQIIFYGREYCPARGHKKEDCPICFAVDGRV, encoded by the coding sequence ATGACAAAGCAAGAACGCGTAAATTTTATTGTTGAAAAATTAGAGGAGTTGTATCCCAAAACTCCGATACCGCTCGATCATAGCGATGCCTACACTTTGCTGATAGCGGTGTTGCTATCGGCTCAGTGTACCGATAAGCGGGTAAATGAGGTAACGCCATATTTATTTGCCCGCGCCAGCACTCCGGCACAAATGATTAAGTTGGAAGTGGAAGAAATTCGCGAAATTATTAAGCCATGCGGACTGTCGCCAACCAAGTCGAAGGCTATTTTTGAACTCTCGCACTTACTGCTCGAAAAACACGCGGGGCAAGTACCCAATTCTTTTGAAGCATTGGAGGCGCTGCCGGGCGTGGGGCATAAAACTGCAAGTGTGGTAATGAGCCAAGCATTTGGTGTGCCTGCATTTCCGGTAGATACGCACATTCATCGTTTAATGTATAGGTGGAAGTTATCCAATGGGAAAAATGTAATGCAAACAGAGCACGATGCCAAGCGGCTATTTGCTGAAAAATTGTGGAATAAACTGCACTTGCAAATTATTTTTTACGGTAGGGAATATTGTCCTGCACGCGGTCATAAAAAAGAAGATTGCCCTATATGTTTTGCAGTAGATGGCAGAGTGTAG